The stretch of DNA ATCCAGATTTTATTGTCTTCCTCAATAATTTCTGCCGGCAGAACCGCACCACATTCCGGGCAGAGACTTTTGGTATTTTTGATCACCATGGTAACTCACTTATTTTTTCTTGATCCTTATTTAATTCATTTATGAGAACTGATAATGCATTAAAGTTATTTTTTCAACTGTTTTGATACATTATATATTTTATTAATACTTTAATTATTAGACATATTGTTGCCTGACAATTTAGATTTATGGAGTGTAATTTATCCGTTTCTTCTTGCATTCTGGATAATGATACCTGCATATGTACCCAACTCAGCTGCTGCGGTCTTCGGAGGAGGAAGATCTATCGACGGCGGAAGGAACTGGAGCGACGGGAGACGCATATTCGGGGAGGGGAAGACATGGAGAGGCTTTATAGGTGGTGTTTTGTCGGGAATTATATTTGGTATACTGCTGATAGTTATCGAAAATACCTTCGGCTGGTCAATTCAGACTCTTCTTTCCGTTATTCTCCTCTCGCTCGGCGCACTTCTCGGAGATCTTGTCAAAAGTTTCTTTAAAAGAAGGCTGGACAAAAAACGCGGTGAGGAATGGCTTATCGCCGACCAGTATGATCTTGTGGCAGGCTCCATGCTCCTTGTGTTCGTCTTCGACTACGGCTGGGCCGTTCAGCATATTACAATTGCAGTTTTAATATGTATTCTGATAATAACTCCGCTCCTTCACAGGGGTGTAAACATAATCGGTTATATGATTGGAGTAAAGGATGTTCCATGGTAAACAGGATTGCGGATATTCTCATTAAATACGGTGCGATAGAGTTTGGTGATTTCACCCTGGCATCCGGTGCCAAAAGCAGTTACTATATCGATATGAAGACTGCATCTACAAATCCGGAACTTCTTGCAATTATCGGCAGGGAGATTGCGGAGAATTATGAGTTCGATGTGGTCGCCGGAGTAGCGGTGGGCGCTGTCCCGATCGCAGTTGCAGTATCGCTTGCGTCAGGCAAACCATACTGCATCATCAGGAAGGAGGAGAAGGATCATGGAAAATCCGGTAAACTTATCGGTGATGTCATAAATAAAAAGGTACTTCTCGTCGAAGACGTGACGACTTCAGGAGGGAGTGTCCTCTTCGGAGTCGATGCCCTCCGGGAGAATGATGCGGATATCAGTGAGGTTGTAACTGTGGTTGATCGTGAGCAGGGTGCGTTCGAGCGGCTTAAGTCCGCCGGCGTCATTTTGTCGGCACTTGTAAGGGCATCCGAAATTGTTGATATAGAATCTTAGGTTTTTTGTTTTTGCGGTGATACAGATGGTTATGAAAATACTTGTCGTGGGTGGCGGCGGAAGAGAACATGCAATAGTATCGGCATTATCCCGCAACAGCGATGCAGAGATATATTCGGTGATGTCAAAGAGAAATCCGGGTATAGAAAGTCTTTCGGAAAGAATTTTGATCGCAAAAGAGACGGACGTTTCGTCTGTAGTCCGGTTTGCCGAATCAGTCGGGGCTCAGTATGCGGTAATCGGACCCGAGGCACCGCTTGAGGCAGGCATTGCGGATTCCCTCGAAGAGAAAGGGATCGGGTGTTTCGGTCCGGGAAGAGCGGCCGCACGTCTTGAAACCGACAAGGGCTTCTGCAGGGAGATGATGGAGAAGCACGGTGTTGCCGGCTGTCCCCACTACAGGATATTTAAAAATACGGATGATGCATGCGATTTCGTCATGAATTATGACGGAGATCTTGCCATTAAACCCGTCGGCCTTACCGGGGGCAAGGGTGTAAAGATAATGGGGGAGCATTTCGATAAGGAAGGAGCCGTAGAATATATAAGAACCCTTTCCGGGGGCGTTGTTCTTGAAGAGCGCCTTATAGGTGAGGAATTTACCCTTATGGCCTTTGTCGACGGCAAAAATCTTGTCCCGATGCCTCTCGTCCAGGATCACAAGAGGGCGTTCAATGGTGATGTCGGACCCAACACCGGTGGCATGGGCTCATATTCGATGCCCGATCACATGCTGCCATTCGTCACCGGCGATGACTATCAACGTGCTCTTGAGATAATGAAGGACACGGTGGCGATGATGGCAGAAGAGGGGCATGTGTATAAGGGAATTTTATACGGCCAGTTCATGAATACATCCGAAGGCCCCAAGGTTATCGAATTCAATGCGAGATTCGGCGACCCCGAAGCGATGAACGTCCTGACACTGCTGTCCTCCGACTTCACGGAGATCGTGGAAGCTGTGGTGAACGGAACACTGGATGAATGTGACGTCACATTCAGGAAGATGGCGACTGTATGCAAGTACCTCGTTCCCGAAGGATACCCCGAGAACCCGACTGCCGGGGACCCCTTCTTCATTAAAGATCAGGGAGATGCCTACCTGTATTATGCAAATGTGCTTGAAGAGGACGGGCGCCTGTATACCCAGACTTCAAGGACTCTCGCCTTTGTCGGGATGGCCGAAACTCTGCAGGAGGCGGAAGTTATTGCAGAGAAGGCCGCCGGATCGGTCAGGGGCGCCGTAAGATACAGGAAGGATATCGGGACCGACGAAGTCCTCCAAAAGAGAATCGCACATATGAAGGAGATCAGATGAAAAAGGACATCCTGTCGATCCTGGATTTAAACAGCGAAGAACTTACCGGAGTACTTGCCCTTGCGGATAAGCTTAAGGGCGAGAGGAAGAACGGGATCTTCCCGGAGTACCTGTATAAAAAATCTGTCGGGCTGATATTCGAGAAGGCGTCTACCAGAACAAGAATCTCATTTGAAACCGGAATATTCGAACTCGGCGGCCACCCGCTGTTTTTGAATCCGAACGATATGCAGCTCGGAAGAGGCGAGACGATCTCCGATACGGCAAAAGTCCTTTCGAGATATCTTTCGGCGATAATGATGAGGTCGTACAGCCACAGGACTGTTGAAGAACTTGCCCTCCATTCGACGATACCTGTCATCAACGGCCTCTCGGACGAGGAGCATCCCTGCCAGATTCTTGCCGACATAATGACGATGCGGGAAAATTTCGGAAATAACCTGGAGGATCTTACGATCGCCTGGATCGGAGATGGAAATAATGTCTGCGACTCCCTGATGCTCTCGTCGGCCCTGACAGGATACAGGGTAAATGTAGCAAGTCCGCCTGCATACAGGCCGAAGGAGAAGTACATCGAACTGGCTGAAAAAGCGGGTGCCTATGTGAAATTTTTCGATAATCCCCGGGACGCCGTAAGCGGAGCGGATGTGATCTATACCGATACCTGGATCTCAATGGGTCGTGAGAATGAAAAAGAGGCTCGCGTTAATGCATTTAAAGGATACAGAGTGGACGAATCTCTCCTGGCCGGCTGTGACAGCGATTCGATTGTCTTCCACTGCCTTCCGGCTCACAGGGGAGAGGAGATCTCCGACGAAGTTATCGACGGCCCGATGAGCAGGGTCTGGGACCAGGCGGAAAACAGGCTTCACGCACAAAAGGCCCTTCTTGCAAAATTATTGGGCGACGATATCAGTCAATCAGTTTCATAAAATCGATTATCTTTTCTCCGTTGCCGGATCTTGATCCTTCAATATGAAGGATCATCTCTTCAATTATTTCATTATTCGATTTCGGTTTGTCCCCTGCGAGTATGCTTTCAAGGGCCCGCATCTGGAATATCTTGTGTTGCAGTCTTGAATCTTTATATCCTACAACCGCTACGAAGGAATTGCATTTTTTATCGAATGTAATCGAGAGGATATTATCGACGTTGATGTAGCTTCCTTCGAGAGACTTTATCCAGACCATGTTAAAAATATTCTGTAAAATTGTATATGATTTTTATTATCCGGATCTTCAGCTTTCGTCTTCACCGATGAATTTATTTAGTTCGGCCATCATGTAATCCTGCACCTGAATCGCGACATCTTTTTTGCACCTGAAGGCGAGAAGATTGCGGACATCCCCGTCCATGTTTGCATATTTTAACGGACGTTGGCGGGATACTACTTCGACATCGAATTTCTTCGAGATATCGACAATTATTGATCTCGGGACTCCCGGAGGTACGATTACATCATATAATTTTTCACTTGTTTCGGATTCGCTCATTAATATAACTCCATTACTTTCCTATCTTCATCCGGCGACTCATGATGCACGGCCCGCCCCTGACACCGCCGATCGGGTCTTTCGGTTTTCCGAGAGAGCACATGCAGCGGCCCATAAGGGCGGCTCCTCTTGCAAGACCATCATCGACAAAGATCACGTGCTTGAATGGATCTTCGAAAAATCCTCTATCTTCGATGCCGTTCATGATATAAGTCGGCTTGAAGCCGGAAATGGCCGCCCTTCCCGTAAAACCTATGGATGTATTGGGAAGGATAAGGCCTTTTTCATTTGCGACATCGATAAGACGAAGGGCCATCCCGGCGCAGACGTGATCGATGACCTGCGTCATCAGGCCGATGCCGTGTTTCTTATATATTTCTGCGCCGAGTGCCTTTAAATCCTCTTCTCCGCTGAAATCTTTACCGCAGTCGCACCCGATCATCGCAATTCCAGATTCCATGGCAAGGTCGGCGCATACCGGGACTTTACCGAATCTCGTTCTGTCGGGAGGAACGATCCTGATGTCTATAAGATCGTGAATCCTCTCTTCGTATTCGGATACGGTCTTCGTCTTCTTCAGCGATAACGAGGATTTGATGCTCTTATCCCCGAAGAGATCCAGTGCAGTTCCTGTTCCTTCCTTGACCTTGCCTGTGCCTCTTATAATCGCATCGGGAATTGCTCCTGCAAGGCCGCAGAAATTTCCGATCGTCTTTGCAAAGGGATAAGGATCGTCAGGGGATACATCGCTTGTTATCCTCCCGTCAAGTGTCGTTCCGAAGTCGATGGATACGCAGGGGTTTCTGAAATCGACAGGCGTCCATTTGGCTCCTTCCTTTATGCCCGCCATTGCAAGTTCGCCCTCCATCTCGTTTGCGACCATCTCGACACCTGAAGAGCCTATAGGGGGCGAAACACCGGCAACGGTTCCGCAGAATGTGAGTTTGTCCGCAAAACTGAACTCCCTGAGTTTCGGGGGAAGGTTCTCCTTGCTCATAGGAGGAGTCATCTTTTTAGGGGGAACGCCTGCCTCCAGGCAGCCATTTGCAAGTGCGATGACGAAATCGCCGACCTGCTCGGGTTTGTCCATCGCAGCAACAACGCCCGTACTTCTTACGACAAAGTCGAGATCCTCTTTCACGGACAGTTTCGCTTCCTTGTGGCATTGCAGCAGGGTATCCCTGACCAGTTCGGTTACGGATTCCCTTGATATCGGAGTTCCGACGAGTGTCTCTCCGAATACTTCTTCGCCAGGTCTGGGAGGCCTGACATCACGGCTCATGCTGACGGTTTTATTGATAATATATGTTCTGCCCGTCTCAAGGTTGGTCCCGGTCAGTATGCATTTTGTGGTGGTATTTCCCATTTCGACAGATGCGACAATAAAGTAGGGTTTCGTGAGATATTCGGGAACCCTCATCCCTGCCCCCTGCCCTACCACGGGGGGAGGGGGGCTTTCAACGATATTGGGAGTTTTTCTCTTGAAAGAAAAAAGTGCACACATATCTAATCGATTATTTTTTTCAGGATTAAATCTTTTGTTTTTTCCAAAAGGTTCTGATTTTCCTCTCAGAACTTCAGATTTACCGGTTTTTCAGGATATCATATCGGCAATATTTTGTCTGCCAGGGAATCTTTCCGGTCTGCCAGGGGAGAATATTGACGGTTCAGCAAATCAGGATTCCAACTCTATGCTGGAATTTTAATGACTAATTTTTATTTATATCATAATATATGAATTAACTTCCCGGTTAAATGACTGATTTTTTTTAATTATTTCATATAAATGCCACGTTCATGAAATACTATCTGAGTATTGCTGCCTGTGTTCGTCTCAAATTACGACTCACAATCAATACAGACCCAATCCCCCAGTAAACAGACACCATCGTTTCACCATTGGAAAATGCTTCAGGCAGCAGTACCGCAATAATATTTCCTGGAAGATTTTCCGTTCAATTTTCAGGATTTTTAAGAATCAAAGGTATTGAAAATGATAGAATTTAAAAATCTGGTCAAAACCTACGGTAAAATTAACGCCGTAGACAACCTCTCCGTCAAAATAGAGAAAGGAGAGGTATTTGGTCTTCTTGGCCCGAATGGTGCGGGAAAAAGTACTACTATCCTGATGCTGTGCGGGCTTATTCAGCCGACTTCGGGAGAATGCTATATCGACGGGACGGAAGTCTCAAGAAATCCCATCGAAGTTAAGAGAAGAATCGGCTATATGCCTGAAGATGTCGGATTTTATCCCAATCTTTCGGCCGAACAGAACCTGGAATTTTTCTCCAAGCTATACAATATTCCTGAAAAGGAGAGGAGGACAAGGACAGACGAACTCCTCGACCTTGTAGGATTATCCGGTGTCGAGAAGAAGGTCGGCGGGTACTCGAAGGGAATGCGCCAGCGGCTGGGGATCGCTAAGGCACTGATCAATGATCCCGATGTGGTAATTCTTGACGAACCGACGGCAAATCTCGATCCGCAGGGAGTTTCCGATTACCGCAAGATCATCAGGAATATTTCGGGCTCGGATAAGACAGTTCTCGTATCTTCGCATATTCTCTCGGAGGTCAGCAAAGTCTGTTCGAGGGTCGGGATCATGCAGAAGGGAAGGATAATAAAAGACGGGTCCTGGGACGAACTTGCAAGAAATTTGGATCTTCTCGGTCTGCCCGAGATAATTATCAATGTCGAGACCGCATCCGGGATGCCGGAACTTGTTCATGATGATATCATCAGGGTGGATTATTCCGGGGGGATGACCAAGGCGAAGATCATTGCTTCATGCGATATCAGGACCGACATAGGCAGGATCCTGATCGAGAACAGGATTGTTCCGAGAGAGATCGCACTGGATGCCATAACAATGGAAGATGCCGTCCTTTCGTACTACAACGAGGTGAACAGCTGATATGAAATCCGTTGGACTTTTTGCAATAACTGAAAAGGAATTCCAGGATCATACCCACAGCAGAAAATTTCTGATGTTCCTTTCGATCATCCTCGTCGTAACAATCATAGGGATGGCTTCCGGTTCCGTCGATTATAACCAGCAGATAGACAGCTACAATGATGAGATGAGTGTGGTAGATGAGGATTCGGAGATGGTTTCGTACTGGTACAAGCCGTCGATAATGACGATCTTCAACAGTGTAGGGGCTCTTCTTGCGTCTCTGGGCGCTATACTCGGAATCGCAATGGGATTCGATCTGATTACAAGGGAGAAGGAGAGTAAATCGCTTAAAATTTTGTTGTCTCACCCGATATACCGCGATGAAGTCATTAACGGAAAAGCTGCAGGGGGTATTCTCGCATTGCTGCTCGCCTTGTTCGTCACTTTTATTATCGGAGCAGGCATCATGCTGATCTTCGGTATAGTGCCTTCGGTCGATGATTTCATATACATAGTGTTCTTCGGCCTCGCAGCATTTCTGATGATCTTTTCATACTTCGCAATCTCAATGTTCATGTCCACGGTTGCAGAGGACAGCGGCAATTCTCTTGTTTATACTCTGATCATCTTCGTCTTCCTGTCGAGTCTCCTGCCGGTTTTTGTCTGGAGTTCGACGACCGACCTTATCGTCGGACCTGCGCCCGAATACCCGGAAGGATTAGTTGACTTCAACTATGGTGCGGGGGGAACGGCGGTTACGATGACCATAGCCAAGGAAGAATCCGATACCAGTGATGGAGTTACGGATATAACGGAAGATGAGGCCTGGCAGAAATACATGGAGGAGATGGAGGAATACTGGGGTAAAAGAGAGATGATATCAGGCTTCGTCAACCTTCTTTCGCCGACTAACAACTTCCAGGATATCATGAATACACTGACATATTCGAGCAACGGCCTTGACGACCTCCTGAGATCTTCCTATTCTCCTGCGGATGAAGAGAGTACCGGTGTTATGGATGTTCTCGGGAAGCTCTTGTGGAACTTCGTTGCCCTGATTGCAATCCCGGCGGTATTCTTCGGGGCGGCATATATCCGTTTCATGAGGCTTGACGTGAGGTGAAAATGACAGGAATTATTAAAAAAATGCTGAACTGTTTATTGATATCGGCATTTTTAATCCTGCTTCTCTTACCGCAGGGGGTTCTTGCATCAGGAAATGCAACTCCCAATGTAGAGATTACATGCAATTTTCCCGGGAGGATCGTTGAAGCCGGCGAAACAGTAAAGTTCGACCTGAAAATTAAGAACAACTACGGCACATACCCCAAGATGCTCGATGTGGATACGTTTAAAGGGGAAAATGACTGGAAGTTTGCTTTTTATTCGGGGGAAAACAAAGTAGACCGTGTTTTAATGGGAAAAGGGGAGGAGTTAACAGTCACCCTGGAGGTCGATACGGCAGGTGACACTCCTGTCGATACATATCCGATAAGAATCCGGATCGACGACGCAAGGCTGTGGATTTATATCAAAATCGAAAAAACACATGCCGGAGAGTCTGGCGTTCTTAAGGTTACGGTTGTCGACGAACAGGGGGAAAATATCAAAGGTGCCGTTGTACAGATAGTCGATGAAAGAAGGCATAACATCGTAAAAGAGGTCCTTACAACAGCAGACGGGCAGATCAGGACCGAAGTCGAACAGGGGGACTATATTCTTAATATCGAAAGCAGCGGTTATATCGGTTCTCAAAAGGACGATATAGTGATAAAAAGCGGCTATACCACCGATGCCGGGACAATAATGCTAGAGAAGAAAAACTACGGGCTGACCATAGACGTTAAATCCCCACTTGTGACGGCAACCATCGGAAACAAACCGGTATATGAAATTCTGTTATCGAATGTCGGAAAGAGCGACGATATATTTGATCTCAGCGTCGAAGACCTTCCTGCAGGCTGGTACGGCAGGTATAAACTTGCAGCGGATTCGACCGAGAGCGCATCGAGTCTCTATATCGATGCAGGTTCCGAAAAAACCGTCTTCCTCGAGATCATTCCCCCTTATTCCGTAGAGAAGGGAGATTACTCCTTCAATATCTCTGTAAATTCGTCAGATTACAGTTATAAAGAAAAGCTCGAGGCAAAGATTACAGGCAGCAGCAACATGGTGGTATTTTCGGAAAAATACCGTTATGAAGTAACGAAAGGTGACACCGCGGATCTTTCGATGACGATATCGAACAAGGGAAGCGGCGAAGCGCTGACCAATGTAAGAGTCGAAGTCTCGGCACCTGACGGATGGAACGTACGGACTACACCTACAACAATACCGTCTATCCAGCCAGGTGAAAAGGCGACGGTTAACCTTAAAGTGACTCCGCCGGCCAACATAGCCGCATCGGATTACAAGATCTCAGTTAAAGTAATCTCCGACCAGGAGGAAGATACCGAGGAGATTAAGATTATCGTGAGCGAGAGTTCGCTCGTCGGAATATTCGGCGTGCTGCTTCTTGCGGGAGCGTGTTTCGGGGTATATTATTATTTCAGGAAGCACGAGAGAAGATAGAATTATTCTTTCGGAACCAAATTTTTTTGGCTCTTCGCTGTTTCATGTGGGTAAATAATTTCGGGACAGCAAACAATTACCGAAATTGCTTTGCATTTTCTCGTCCTCACATGTGTTCGGATATTACATACATGGCACTGTCGTGTTGCTCACATACCTTACTATACCTTGCTCGGGCAACCCCGGCACCGGCGGTCAGGTCCGCCGGACGGCCCCTACCCAGGGGCATTGCCTTAAGATAGCCCTCTCATGGCACGCTCAGGGGACCGGCAAGGGTCCCCTAAGCTGTTGAATTTGTTTTTTTGACATATTCCATACGCATTATGAGCCTACCGCGTTTTTCCGCTCAGGGGATACTCGTCTATCCCCTGAGCGGCATATCATGATGAGAGGCCCCGAGGTCGGGGCCGATCCGCGAGCCTGCTGTGCGGCTCACGGCGAGGGGTTGCCAATGACGTGATCGAGAGATACCTTTTCCAGGTCGCTTGACTCATCAGTTTTAATATATATTGATGATGTCAAATTATTTCGGGATACTACAATTCATCTCTTTTCTACAATGAAAACCAGATGGCAGTTTTTTGGAGTATGGCCCTCCTGTCTATTGAGTCTATTTTGTCTATTAGAATGTATGGCTGAAAACCCATAATCCGGGCTTATTTCGCTCTTTTCTATGCGTGTTTTTGAGGTCAAAATAAATATCGCCAATTTGTGGACTTTTAGCCGGTTAAAGGCCGGATCGTATCGATATAGCGGCACGTATTTACCCTGTTTTTTTCAGACGATATTTATACCCTGCAGGCAGGAGATCGTGGAATACAGGGCTTCTGTGTGGATGTTGAAAATCAGGGTTTTCGCAGAATTTCGGGTTTATTTAAGTTTTACTTTACAATCCGGTGATCTTTAAAAGAACCGGCCGCAGGGAAAATACGGAGGAACTGTATATCCCTCTTCACAGTTTTACTGAAATCTCTTTCAAATCCTTCTGGAAACTTTTAATATCAGGATATCTTTGTTCCGGGTCTCTCTTAAGACATCTCATAATAATCCTGTCAAGATCGGCATAAGAAGCATCGCCAAGGATCTCCGAGACCGGAACGATACTGTCTTTATCCTCGCCCGAGAGCATCTCCTCGATTATATCCACCTTAAAGGGCTTTTCACCGGTAAGGAGTTCATAAAAGAGCACTCCGGTCTGGTAGATATCGGTCCTGGTTCCGGGTTTTCCGAATCTTGAAGGGAACAGCTGTTCCGGTGCAGCATAGACAAGAGAGAATCCTATGTTCGAAGACTCGAAGTTGTCTGCAATCGTTTTGCTGAGGCCCCAGTCGGTGATCTTCGGGGTGTCCTTGTCATCAAGAAGTATATTGTTGGGTTTTATATCGTGATGGACGATTCCCATTGCATGAGCATATTCCAGGCCTTCGGCAATGCCGGTGATGATGGAGAGTGTCTTTTGTACCGGCAGAGGAAACGCAAGAGACGCGAGGTTCCTGTTGAGGTATTCCATTTCGATATATGGCGCAGGGAAGATATTTGCCGAATAGATCTCGACGATGTTCTCATGCTTCAGTGTCTTCCATACCGAGATCTCCCTGATGAACGATTTTCCTGCAATCTCATCCCTGGATATCGGGATTTTGAGTGCAACAATCTTCCTGTCGCTTTCTCTTTCTGCCCTGAAAACGATCGCTGCTCCGCCGGTCCCTGCTATGGAAATATTTCCGTATTTCTCGTAAAGTTCGCGGGGGAATAATGAAATATACTGCCTGTCCCGGTCTTCTTTGTTATATAGGGTTTTCTCATTTTCAGGAGATTTATTTTCAGCCTGCGGAAGCCGGGACGACCAGAGTCTGGAGACTGCCATAAGCACCAGTGACAGCAGCAGCAGTGTCGGTATGAATATGACGATCATCCCGAACAATCCCTGATTGCCGGATAATAAACACTCGAAATAAAATAAAAATGAGATTAACAGCACGATGCAGTGCACATGACCGGTATATCCCTTCCGCCCGTATCTCATGATTATAATCGAAAGCATGAGAGAGGATGCACCGGTATAGACAAGCGATGCAATAAGTCCGAGATACACAAACAGCCCGTTTTCATAATAGGCAAACATGCTGTATGAGGTGGAGATCATATGAGCGGTGAGAAGGGACAGCAGAACGAAAATTGCGAAATGACCTGCCGCGATAAGATTTCTCTCAAAAGGTTCGGGTTTGCCTGCCTGATCCGGTTTCTGCTTCGCAGGAATAATGGAGAGAATTCCCGATACGATCAGCGATATTATCAGGAAAAACAGAAATGCATCCATCTCGTCGGAATACCAGAGATCGTAGGATATTGTATTCAGCGGAGATGTATCTTCAGCAAATTGCGGGTAATCGCCCGAATAAACGGTGACAATACTAAAATTCCCCGAACCATTGTTATTTATTCCATCTAGAAAAGGATTTTCAAAGATGATCATGCTGCCCCGATCGGACCCGATATGAACCACGGTACTATTGTAATCATCCGGAAGTAATTCATCCGGTGATACGATAGTGACGGTTAAAGTGCCGTTTGTGCTGTCATTTACCGGATATTCAAATTCTGCATCTACAGGCGAAATTACGAGAAAAAAGACAAATAACAAAAATAGTGCAAGGCATTTTTTTCTCAATCCGTTCACCTTTACATAAATTATTTCTTTTTTATAGGTTATATGACCGTCAGTCCATATGAAAAATCAGTCTTGCACGTGTCTGTCCCCTGCCGAGATCGATAATATCCCCGTCGGAGAGGATTATTGATTCTCCCTTTATTACAGGCTTATAATTGATATAAGAACCGTTGGTGCTCCCCGGGTCTGAGAATATATACTGCGTACCGTGTCTTTGAATCTCCGCATGTACTCCGCTTATTCTCGTAACCGAAAGATATGACCCGGAGAGTATTACGGAACATTTGTCTTCTTCAAAAATCCGGTTCCCGGTCGTCCTGCCGATCTTTGTAACC from Methanolacinia petrolearia DSM 11571 encodes:
- the pyrE gene encoding orotate phosphoribosyltransferase, with the protein product MVNRIADILIKYGAIEFGDFTLASGAKSSYYIDMKTASTNPELLAIIGREIAENYEFDVVAGVAVGAVPIAVAVSLASGKPYCIIRKEEKDHGKSGKLIGDVINKKVLLVEDVTTSGGSVLFGVDALRENDADISEVVTVVDREQGAFERLKSAGVILSALVRASEIVDIES
- a CDS encoding ABC transporter ATP-binding protein produces the protein MIEFKNLVKTYGKINAVDNLSVKIEKGEVFGLLGPNGAGKSTTILMLCGLIQPTSGECYIDGTEVSRNPIEVKRRIGYMPEDVGFYPNLSAEQNLEFFSKLYNIPEKERRTRTDELLDLVGLSGVEKKVGGYSKGMRQRLGIAKALINDPDVVILDEPTANLDPQGVSDYRKIIRNISGSDKTVLVSSHILSEVSKVCSRVGIMQKGRIIKDGSWDELARNLDLLGLPEIIINVETASGMPELVHDDIIRVDYSGGMTKAKIIASCDIRTDIGRILIENRIVPREIALDAITMEDAVLSYYNEVNS
- a CDS encoding methanogenesis marker 14 protein — encoded protein: MCALFSFKRKTPNIVESPPPPVVGQGAGMRVPEYLTKPYFIVASVEMGNTTTKCILTGTNLETGRTYIINKTVSMSRDVRPPRPGEEVFGETLVGTPISRESVTELVRDTLLQCHKEAKLSVKEDLDFVVRSTGVVAAMDKPEQVGDFVIALANGCLEAGVPPKKMTPPMSKENLPPKLREFSFADKLTFCGTVAGVSPPIGSSGVEMVANEMEGELAMAGIKEGAKWTPVDFRNPCVSIDFGTTLDGRITSDVSPDDPYPFAKTIGNFCGLAGAIPDAIIRGTGKVKEGTGTALDLFGDKSIKSSLSLKKTKTVSEYEERIHDLIDIRIVPPDRTRFGKVPVCADLAMESGIAMIGCDCGKDFSGEEDLKALGAEIYKKHGIGLMTQVIDHVCAGMALRLIDVANEKGLILPNTSIGFTGRAAISGFKPTYIMNGIEDRGFFEDPFKHVIFVDDGLARGAALMGRCMCSLGKPKDPIGGVRGGPCIMSRRMKIGK
- a CDS encoding NEW3 domain-containing protein, with protein sequence MTGIIKKMLNCLLISAFLILLLLPQGVLASGNATPNVEITCNFPGRIVEAGETVKFDLKIKNNYGTYPKMLDVDTFKGENDWKFAFYSGENKVDRVLMGKGEELTVTLEVDTAGDTPVDTYPIRIRIDDARLWIYIKIEKTHAGESGVLKVTVVDEQGENIKGAVVQIVDERRHNIVKEVLTTADGQIRTEVEQGDYILNIESSGYIGSQKDDIVIKSGYTTDAGTIMLEKKNYGLTIDVKSPLVTATIGNKPVYEILLSNVGKSDDIFDLSVEDLPAGWYGRYKLAADSTESASSLYIDAGSEKTVFLEIIPPYSVEKGDYSFNISVNSSDYSYKEKLEAKITGSSNMVVFSEKYRYEVTKGDTADLSMTISNKGSGEALTNVRVEVSAPDGWNVRTTPTTIPSIQPGEKATVNLKVTPPANIAASDYKISVKVISDQEEDTEEIKIIVSESSLVGIFGVLLLAGACFGVYYYFRKHERR
- the argF gene encoding ornithine carbamoyltransferase, with protein sequence MKKDILSILDLNSEELTGVLALADKLKGERKNGIFPEYLYKKSVGLIFEKASTRTRISFETGIFELGGHPLFLNPNDMQLGRGETISDTAKVLSRYLSAIMMRSYSHRTVEELALHSTIPVINGLSDEEHPCQILADIMTMRENFGNNLEDLTIAWIGDGNNVCDSLMLSSALTGYRVNVASPPAYRPKEKYIELAEKAGAYVKFFDNPRDAVSGADVIYTDTWISMGRENEKEARVNAFKGYRVDESLLAGCDSDSIVFHCLPAHRGEEISDEVIDGPMSRVWDQAENRLHAQKALLAKLLGDDISQSVS
- a CDS encoding CDP-2,3-bis-(O-geranylgeranyl)-sn-glycerol synthase, which produces MIPAYVPNSAAAVFGGGRSIDGGRNWSDGRRIFGEGKTWRGFIGGVLSGIIFGILLIVIENTFGWSIQTLLSVILLSLGALLGDLVKSFFKRRLDKKRGEEWLIADQYDLVAGSMLLVFVFDYGWAVQHITIAVLICILIITPLLHRGVNIIGYMIGVKDVPW
- the purD gene encoding phosphoribosylamine--glycine ligase, with translation MVMKILVVGGGGREHAIVSALSRNSDAEIYSVMSKRNPGIESLSERILIAKETDVSSVVRFAESVGAQYAVIGPEAPLEAGIADSLEEKGIGCFGPGRAAARLETDKGFCREMMEKHGVAGCPHYRIFKNTDDACDFVMNYDGDLAIKPVGLTGGKGVKIMGEHFDKEGAVEYIRTLSGGVVLEERLIGEEFTLMAFVDGKNLVPMPLVQDHKRAFNGDVGPNTGGMGSYSMPDHMLPFVTGDDYQRALEIMKDTVAMMAEEGHVYKGILYGQFMNTSEGPKVIEFNARFGDPEAMNVLTLLSSDFTEIVEAVVNGTLDECDVTFRKMATVCKYLVPEGYPENPTAGDPFFIKDQGDAYLYYANVLEEDGRLYTQTSRTLAFVGMAETLQEAEVIAEKAAGSVRGAVRYRKDIGTDEVLQKRIAHMKEIR
- a CDS encoding ABC transporter permease, encoding MKSVGLFAITEKEFQDHTHSRKFLMFLSIILVVTIIGMASGSVDYNQQIDSYNDEMSVVDEDSEMVSYWYKPSIMTIFNSVGALLASLGAILGIAMGFDLITREKESKSLKILLSHPIYRDEVINGKAAGGILALLLALFVTFIIGAGIMLIFGIVPSVDDFIYIVFFGLAAFLMIFSYFAISMFMSTVAEDSGNSLVYTLIIFVFLSSLLPVFVWSSTTDLIVGPAPEYPEGLVDFNYGAGGTAVTMTIAKEESDTSDGVTDITEDEAWQKYMEEMEEYWGKREMISGFVNLLSPTNNFQDIMNTLTYSSNGLDDLLRSSYSPADEESTGVMDVLGKLLWNFVALIAIPAVFFGAAYIRFMRLDVR